Within Citrus sinensis cultivar Valencia sweet orange chromosome 1, DVS_A1.0, whole genome shotgun sequence, the genomic segment TAATTGTAAGAAATAGTTATATTAGGTACCGTACACGATCGGGAATTAAAAATGTTAGCTTTAAACTGATCTGAGTATCAATGTTTGTTTCTTAGACTTGTGTGATAATTACCACTTGAATATTTTGGTCTAATGCCCGAAGTTTGTCACGCGATCCGGCTAATCTGTTAGTTAGATGATTTTGAGCTAATGTAACGTTTATTGAGActaaatgattttttgttttgtcattGGTGATATGTAcacattttcaaaaaagaaaatttcatctGTTTTAGATATACttggatttttaataaattttctgttCCTATGTTTCATaccaatttgattattttaataccaAATTTACCTAAGTTATTCTAATACTTGTGTGTTTATACATTGATGTATTTTGTTATGTGCTGAGACTGTGTTTTGCTATGTTAATGGGGTTGCAGGGCAAATTGGATATGCACTTGTCCCCATGATTGCTAGGGGAGTGATGTTGGGTACTGACCAGCCTGTGATTCTGCACATGCTTGATATCCCACCTGCAGCAGAGGCATTGAATGGTGTGAAGATGGAGTTGGTTGATGCTGCATTCCCTCTTCTTAAAGGTGACGGTCATTTTTTTCATAGCTGTGAAAAAATATCGCGTGTAGATGTAGAgagtcattattatttctgtGTGCGAGATTTGTGCTGGACCTGCTTGTTCTGTTTTATGATCATATTAGACTAACGTCTTGTCATGCTTGTTTCAGGTGTTGTTGCTACAACTGATGCTGTTGAGGCATGCACTGGGGTCAATATTGCCGTTATGGTTGGTGGCTTTCCAAGAAAAGAAGGAATGGAGAGAAAAGATGTGATGTCAAAGAACGTTTCAATCTACAAGGCTCAGGCTTCTGCCCTGGAGCAGCACGCAGCTCCGAACTGCAAGGTGGTAGACttgtttaaaaagaaaagctcATGCATTTAAATGACACCAAAATTTTCCTTTGATGTATAGATATTAAACCTTCGGTCCTGCCAGATTTGTTGGAAAGTATCATCCGTTTCCCCTTTATCATTTAGGGAAAACTGGAGAATGTGCCTGTGGCTGCAACTCTTCAGTTGCAATTCAAACATTGTAGTTATGATTAATGCTCTGGAAAACTTTGTTGACCCCCTGAAGTTTTAGTGGCTCCCCTaaattttgctttgttttttaGGTTCAACTCTATTATTCACACAGAGACTGTTATAGGAAAATAGCTGCCTTTGTGTTGGTTGATCAGCATtctattttgataattaaatcaaatgctTGAATGACTTAATGGTTAGGAGGAGTTTTATCCCAAATTCTAATGAGTCTTTAATGTGATTTTTATGTGTACATAGGACCATGGAGATTCCTTGTTGTAACTATATTGATGAAGCTCCTGAACTGTTGGTGCCATTACTGACTGGACCCTCTTGTTTATTTCAGGTTCTAGTTGTCGCTAACCCTGCAAACACCAATGCATTGATTCTGAAAGAATTTGCGCCATCAATCCCTGCTAAGAACATTACATGCTTGACCAGATTGGATCATAACAGGGCATTGGGACAAATATCTGAGAAACTGAATGTCCAAGTATCTGATGTTAAGAATGTGATTATTTGGGGAAATCATTCATCATCTCAGTACCCTGATGTCAACCATGCAACTGTCAATACTGCAGCTGGGGAAAAGCCTGTCCGTGAGCTTGTCAAGGATGATGCATGGtattaaactcaaatatttttctcccCTTGATTAATAGTAAAGtttggtgattttttttggttgagttattatttttgtaatgatttcaTACATGGATTGAAGGTTGAATGGAGAATTCATAACCACAGTCCAACAACGTGGTGCTGCAATCATCAAAGCCAGAAAGCTCTCGAGTGCTCTGTCTGCTGCTAGCTCTGCTTGTGACCATATCCGTGATTGGGTTCTTGGAACTCCTGAGGTTGGTAGTCTTCTCATTTTTACTCCAATGATATATACTGAACTGGTGTCATGGCTTGAACCGTGGACTGCAATTGTAGGGCACTTGGGTCTCCATGGGGGTATACTCTGATGGTTCATACAATGTACCAGCTGGGCTCATTTACTCATTCCCAGTAACCTGCCGCAACGGTGAATGGACAATTGTTCAAGGTACGGATGCGATCCTGTATCCTATGTCTTTTCTCTCTCCCattgttttttgcttttaataGTTGAGGTCTTTGATCATCCATGCCTTTTGGCTCATTTGTTAAATACCGTCTTGCTGATAGATAGAGTAGCTGGTTTCACTATATAGGCtgtgtttattattttcacgTTCACTTGGGTTATCATAAACTAAGACGCATGGAATActgtgttttattttcataccCGGAAATGACTTGTagttttatcaattttctcTTGTATTTCTGTCTTTGTCTATGTATGTATGGTATTGGACATATAGGACCTGTTTTGTATGCAAGATTAGCCTGGGAGATTGGACAAATCCAATCTCATGAGTGGAAGCTAGATGTTCTGGACCCACCATTTAATTCCCAATTCCCAACATCCCATGGCTCAACATGGAATAAGTTAggataatttatctaattttccaaaagtttaattattaatttaatcaattatctTGTAGTTAGAAAtcagattatttaattattataatgaaaaaattaaatattatagtggaaagatttaataaaataattttttctctgttattattatttctatttataaattgttttttatgaagaactactattataaattatactaattaaataaatttgtttgtaATTACAGGATAACTTAGTACTTAAATGatttagataattaaaaaagttatcCCAACTTATCCCATGGGGGCACTGGATAAATCATCTCTAAATTTTGGGGTTAGGACCACAACATTTATCCCCCATTTTTAAGCTACTACTCAAATGTGATCAAGCCCAAGCCAATCCTGCATACCAAGCAGGCCcttgatattttttctttgaatattCCTTATGAGCAACTGGACTATTGGTGCTAAGATTCTGATAAGAGGGATATGGAGTTGGATATTTGATTTAGTTTTGTTTTCTGCCTTTGAAGACTTTGTTGCATTTATTTGACATCTATATGTAATTTTAGCTTCCTTCAAGCGATATAGACTTTATcctattcaaattattttgttgctttattTGACATCCTTGGTATTAACGTCAAactccattttatttttcaacttgACACAGGACTCAGCATTGATGAATTCTCAAGGAAGAAGTTGGACTTGACAGCAGAGGAGCTCTCCGAGGAGAAGGCCCTCGCATACTCATGTCTCTCTTAAATGCTTTCTTCCCTTCAATAGTGTGTTACCAAGGCCCTTAGCTTTGTCTGAGTAGTTGGTAGAGTTACAGTTTCGAATAAAACCATTGTTGAAACCTGGAGGAACCATTGATGATGGAGAAGCCTTTCCATCTTATGTTGCTATTTCTGCATTTGAATATCGGGATTTTGGAGTTTTGTTACTTTTCCTGGATAAATGGATATTAAATGCCCATTGTGATTTATGTATCAAACTATCAataacagtttttttttttttttttttggaatttgccccatatatatatatatatatagtaacaatttcaaaaacaaaaacaaattccAAAGCTATATGGATTTTGTTGTACAACTCGGAAGTCTGTTTTTGGAAATTTACTgccattaatattatttgggGATATATACTCTTTAACTAAAGGATGTAAATCTGCTGCGGCTTGAATTCAtgtcttcaacacaaaaaatttGGCATCCCAAATTTTTAATCTCTTGAAGTCTTTGTTTTGAATcacttgattattattatttttttgtttgaatcacGAGGTAGTTTTGAATGGACCTTAACTGTGagaggtatttttaaattcGTATTATAATTCAGACTAATCGCTGTTTGTATTGGGTCGGCCCATAAAGGGTAAAGTACTGATTAAAGTGGTGACTTCATACGAGAGCAGGACTTAAACTCCTAACCTCTTTTAAAGAATAAGAATGATAAACCACTCACACCAACCAATTTTAGTTTGAAtctcttgattttttatttcaattcatcAAAGAATCGAATTCAAAGACGCCATCTGGGAAATCCTCTTTAAACCGACGATGATTCTTGGCGCTGGCACATGATGATTGGCTCAAGGAAGGGTACCTGATATTTACTTGCTTTTAGCTTTTAGTTAATCATCTTCGTAGACCGAAGTTGCAATGCAATTGTATTGTATGTGCTCCAGTCAATGAGGACTCagaattttactaaaatctaATCTGCTGGTGGGAACATAGACTACTTTATCCAAGGAGTAGaagacaagaaaagaaaaggtgaAAAGGAATGCATTTCTGGATCATTTTATTGGGAGTAATTATATAgtcataaattattatataaatttattttatataaattaatgtggtatgataagattggttaaattaaatatcacttaatttcacatgatttatttttattattttatattttcattcaactgaataaattaatgtcatattaatttatataaaataaatttatataaaaatttataactgtATCGTTACTTTTTTGTTGGATGCCTCTTGAATTTCACAGGAATTATACAAGAGATATTTTCGTCATTCACTTCATCTTCCgggatatttattattaacgcTAGTCATTTGTTTCCAcacatttttattcattttcagcTCATCAATGCCCCTCAGGTCAACAGGGGAACTTTGAGCGTTTTATCTTTCGCTCTTCCACATGGAAATCGTATTCATTTTCCGCCACCACAACTGTCAATATGTCATCGCTGAGCATTAATGACTCTGGAGTTTTGCATACGGTTGAAGTAATGGTCCAAGTACGGTGCTCTAAGGGCAGCATAGCCCATTAATAAAATCTGATAATCTGATAGCGTCCAAGCTCTAAGGTGTGGTATTCCAAAATAAACATCTATCGTATCACGAAATTAAGAGTAACCATAAGCACATCAATTTCGATGACTGTTGAAAGTCATGTTCAGCAGCTTACGAAATTGAAGAGTCAAGAATTTTCTCAACAATTGTTTTGAAAGGCTCGCCGTATGTGAATGAGATCACCTTGTGGTACAAATTCCACCATTCACACGACAGAGATTAGAAATTAGGGCCTGACTGCAGTGCAATAACCTGAAAATGGGGTAGCTGTCccaatttctttcttctttcttttttctttttcaaaaacaagtttttttattattagtaatgattttattattatcacatGCAACATATTTTTCGCAACGCACATTGTGCGAACACATTCATTAGGAAAAGTTTTTTGccaacaagaaaataattgttgacGATGACCGAAAATCCAATGACTATAAAAGGAAGTTGAGCCTGAACAAACAAACCCCACATCCAAGAAGACTTCATAAAGTGGCATTAGCATTTGGCAATAacctgaaaatttttctcacGACTAAAGAAAGTAAGACCTAGAACTAATAAGGACCATGTTCCTAATCCAAAGTACTCCTTTATTTTATGCTTCTGTTTTATTGACTTGACTGATAAAGTTTTTGTGGTTCGTGTTCTGCTCTCAAGTATATACAATGCAAAAGAATTTTCTAGATCTTGATTCGTCtttggaaaattattacacTGAGAAGGGACAATTGAAACAACGAAGAAAGCCCCccgaaaaaaagaaaggaaaagaaaagaaaggcaAGGTCACTTGCACCACAAGTGAGTTtccttgaaaatttttgtatgtataattaatcatgtttctttattttattaaatatgtgcAATAAATAACCGTGTTTATTACGTTTTAAAGAACTCACTTTACCGCTCTAGTGGTCTTACCGGCTCAAATCTAGATTAGTCGGGATCAAATGTGATCTTCGGATACCAGGTAGTTTAATacaccgaaaaaaaaaactcactttcttttatttatattccttttttttttcctctccaCAAAGAATGTCTAATATTCTAGTTACATATGagactaaaaaaaatgatgaatctaaGTTTAAGATAACAAAAAGAAGACTCCCAGTCTCCTGATCAGTTTGGGCAAAATTTCCAATCATCTTCAAATCATGGGTTTGCTTTCATTCTTAGTTTTGATTTTGGTGATCAAAGCGAGGAACCGTAGACAAAGTGAGAGAAGAGATGCAAAATTCACCGGTTCATTTTATCTATGATAATTATGGAATTAAGtgaaatatattgaaaaatttagGTAACTTTAAGATTAAAATGATAGATATTTAATGgtgaatttttttgaaaatacgGGATTTGAATAGAATCTACAAAAGAGTATCATTACGCAtcacaaatattatttatagtgcatattaatattaattatatgttgCAAATTATACCTACAACGATTATGTTATTATCAATAATGAAAGAAAGCTGTCGCAGAGAGTATATTATAATGTATTACTTAGGGATGATTCAACGTAACAAATAGAAATCCCAAATCTCATTGGAGCATATTATGGGATCTAGTGGCTACTAAACAATAAGcttgtttttttatcttgtcaacttcacaaattctaaattagaGTAATAACTAACGTTTTGTCCCTATGACAAACTAGTACGtacacattaattaattgtagaATATAGAATGAGCACGCACGCGTATTGGACAAATAAGGATTACACACAACTCTAAACACAAGAAGCTGCCTATATAGCATTAGCTTTTCTTCAATTACTATACAAAAATTACAAGTCAGTGAAATTTGACTTTCCCCTATTCGTCTCATCAAATCACCTCCAATAAGTCACTGATAAGAATGATTCCAGCTAACTACTTCTCAATTTTTCTAATGATGCACGCATGTGTATACTTTCGACAAAAGACTGGACTAATAATCAACACACGTTGTcgtatttataaatttctaaaatggTAATGTTAATGAGTCTGCCCCGGACGTGACAAGAATGTTGTACCAGAAGTCCATGCCGCCACCGTAATCATGATGACCCATCGCAAATTCATTAAGGCCGCCTCCGAAATCTGATGTCAAATTGCTTGAATTTTCAGATAAGCTGGTGTCTGTCCAGAAGCTTTCATCAATCACAGGAAAACTTTCAAACGAGTCAACATTTTGCTCATGATCACTTTTCACATGCTTATCCATGCAGTACTgatcactattattattattattattatttgtttctcCAGTAGTGACCGAGGAGAGCTCATCACTGGAAGATGATGCCTGGGGAGACATTGCAGATTCTGCAGACTGATGATCATGAGCTGTTGTTGCTTTAGAGTTTTGTTTGTGATCATCcgaattactattattattattagtattggCCTTCTGGTTTTGCTTCAGTACTGCTGctgctttcttcttcaagtgcGTGTGCCACACGTTTTTAATCTCATTATCTGTCCTTCCTGGTAACCTTCCTGCGATAGCTGACCACCTAGAAAATGGAGCAAAGTTTATAAGATATAAAACCTGAGACATTTACGCTCTATGCTCTACTAATTGGACCATAATGTAAAAGTCACAAACTTGAGGTGGCCACaatctaaattattaaaaaagggCCTAAAGGTGATTTGGTTTATCCAGCTTGAGGGCCATTGCCCCTCCGTGGCTCTATTCCAGAGGCCAGCACCACGGAGATCACCTTTATAGATATAGCTTGGCAGAATAAGTGAAGAGTTACTCTCCCTCAAGTCCCTGAAGTTAAGGCTAATTAACAATAGAATTGAGATATGTGATCGAATGATAGATGCATACCTATTCCCCAACATGTCATGCAAGTTGATGATagtttcctcttcttctttgcTGAAGTTTCCCCTCTTAATATCAGGCCTCAAGTAATTTATCCATCGGAGTCTGCAACTCTTTCCACATCTCAACAAACCTGAaggataaataaaattgaaagccaattaagaaaattaacgAACACTACATGTATGTAGATCTCTTCATATATTAGAATTCAATTATGTATGCTACTTACCGGCTTGCTTTGGTAACGCACGCCAATTGGGATGGCCGTGTTTTTTTATGTGGACGATTAAAATTCTATCTTCTTCAGGAGTCCATGGCCCCTTCTTCAACCCCATCTTCTCACAGCAGGGAGCCCTCCCCAtcttgttaatttctttcaaactaGTGGAGTTACTAATGAAAGAAGAGATTAAACGGGTACTCTCTTGATCTGCTTATATAAAGATTTTGAATGCCCTGTTGGGGTGGCTGCATATTTATGCTTAAAGATATATTCCACAGTGTCTTGCTTGAAAAGTCCAGggcaaaaatattttaaaagataatcttCATCGTATATTCAACACGACATACGTAGGTTCCTGGAAATGGGATTTAGTTTACTCGAGTATTATTTGCAGTCAATCGAGTTCATTGTAAATGATATTCTGAGTCCAAAACATGTGTTGAAGcgtcaaaatttgattgaatAGACACACGGATGATACAATGTATCTGTCCCAGGTAAGATTTCCTCAGTGCTTTATGACCTGTAATAGTAGAAAAGGAACCAATGCAAATAATGGACAAAAAAATCTCATGCATAATTGGTctcaagaaattattattatttatgagtGAGTGAAGAAAGCTagatgctgctgctgctgctgcaggACAGCCGccaaaaaagattaaaaaaaaaaaatcacttctCGACAATAAGTCTTTCACGTTTTCAAAATCGGCTATCttgatttttctatatttatttatgacctgaaaaaaaataattattttaaagatgataacatttgtttaatattttgtagaAGAATTTGTAAGTCTATCACTGTCTTTAATTCTCGAATCTCAATTAACtccattgaaaattttaaaataactttttatatatcaataaaccTCTCATAAAATTCcggattttctttttataaaatggtGGTATGATAATAGTCTTTAATAGGGCAAAAGTTTCGAAAGAAGATCTGAATTCTGTCACCTTGGATTTAAACCATAAGTTACAAATGTAGTCGCTTCTTCTTTTGTGCAAATTATAAAAGTGTGTAAATAGATTAAAACCATGAGTACATATGAGAAGCTTTctatttctcaaaaaattttcaaaggtTTTACAGCTCGTAACAAGATGTGAATCATAATGATAACCGTTGATATAAAGTCATGAGTGTTGATGGAGTTATAAATATTtggatatttattttatgtaaattaatgtgacacaaatttatttgttaaatgaaaaatataaatataaataaatcatatgaactaaaaaatattaaattaaatcaattaaattatatatgccacgttaatttataaaaaaaaaaattatagaggaGTTCATTAGTCCATTAAATGTCATTTCAAGTGGATTATGAATGCATGGTACGAGTTTTCATGATTGGAATCTAATTCTTGTGGAAGTTTATTTGCCGGCTGCTCGCCCAAACatttacaaaaagaaatgaagacaaaattaataagaattcatatataaaaaaaaaaaaaagaagggatGAAGAAGATAATAGGAGAGAAAAATTGTGGGCTCTGATAACTCTATCTTTTTACTAAATTCATAAacgaaaatataaattaaagtaaaggTTCTGGTCAGGGGCGAAGCTATCAAGAAGGCTAACTAGGGCCGTAGTCCGGGTTagtttcttgaaaaaaaaatgaattaattataaatttatttttaaaaaaaacttataataaaatataaaaatataacaaataattatagttaatatttattttctctaaatcgAAAAACTCATCCAAATCTCTAACTAATTGATCCAATTATCCAAAGTCTAAATTCTCCAAAACTCATATGTTCAAATCATCAAGTTGTCACCTCATGATTGACGGTCAGCCTCTGCTGCACCCATATGCTCATACTGTTTTTGAATTAGTTATTAGCTTAtacttttgtcaaattttttgataaaataattaataattttctaatatattattatcgcACACAATATAATTTAGATACAATactatatgaattttttttttgaagaatcgaataaaattttgtcgatagtattttttttatttacattgtacttttatagttttattattagttttttgcTTCTccattgtattttaataatttcatttgtatataatttttttttgaagtaattgaattttaaaaaaatctagccCACCCCAAAAAATAGTGATAGCTTCGCCACTGGTTTTGGTTACTTTGGAGTTGTTTTAAGGTAGAACATGAATTATAACCACACGAATAAAGTTATAACgtattttttactatttattactCTAAGTGAGAGGTAATTATTCGTGCTCTATCTTGAAATAACTCCAAAATAGTTATGGCCTTAAAGTAAATgtgatcataataataaattaataggatGAAATAtcaccaattaaaaaaaattaaggagtGAGACTGTCTGTACTTTAATATggtatcaaataataattaatgaattgtATGTGGACTGGCTTGACTTGGTCAATTCtgtcaacaaaaaatttagattaaagATGGCAAGTTGTACAAGATTATTTACGAGTAAAAATACACACGGTTTGATTATGCACATAAAGGACAAAAACTTTACTTTCAAAGAAAATAGTCTATTCAACAGAATTTATGCAAATTGGATTTAGAATATCAATTATGATATACTAATGTAGCATGcagttgaaaaataataatcctagagattttaatatttaagttacaatttaaattttaattattatgttttaagATCTTTAGAAAAAAAGACACTTTATATCATatacttaaaaaatgaaacatgaaTGCAGTTGACATAATTATGATAACAAGGTATATTTTCAGTAGGACACATTCAAAATTGTTGCAAATAGATAATAGTAAGCAagttagaaaattaatattttattgtcatTGTATATATGACCCCTTTGATGTGTGTGCATAAATGACTCTCTTGACTTGTGCGAAGAAATTTCAAGTTAACATGATactcttaaataaaattaagtatatTGATAGAGTTGTTTTGagatatttcttcttttatatatcTTTATCGTGATCTTACATATATTAAGTTAACGATAACtactaaattattaataataaggaTTAAATTTCAAACACCACATATATATGGATTTATTTTATGGACATGACATCAGAGCTAACGTCTTGTGAACTCATTCAATTATACTCGCTTttaaactcttatttttcaacctatctgtaatttttttatctgaaatcttAATCAATACTTCATATGAGATACATCACCTTAAAAGTCAAGATTggacaaatttaaaatgatttgaTTGGATCAGTAATAGCATGGAATATAATGTATCCAGCAGCCACTAAATCTAACCGAtagtcattttaattttaaatacaaaggTATAAGAGATGATTTGAGCACTTCCTCACATTGCAATACACAGTTGTAATCATATGGACAGACAATGTCGTAATCATGGCAACCAATAGtcatttcaattgaaaatgcaTGCTACTTCCGAAAAAACAATGCGTTTCTTTCAATGTAGTTTTGAATACCACCTACCTTTCGGTGGAGTGCGTGCACATTCAATTCGAGGCTGACGCATATCATGAATATTGGCAGCTACTTTCCTACATTATGATAgcgtttattttttgtattggaTTGAGAATTttgaggagtgggaatccgataattgggagtgtggagtgggagtgggagtaggttatttacttacactggaatggaagcatggaatagagatcagaatccaatttatgtgtttattttatcttgaattgggagtaaatagtttcaaattataattttatccttatttaaagattatagtttttaattacaaaactaataaaaaatatatttaatgaataatatttattttattatatttgtaaatttattataattattaatattcttaattatgaacaataaattattaattttaatacaaaatgaaaccttattttatttaatataattatattaaatttattattatataaaataataatataatattatttagtacaaaattaatattttcttagaataaactatttattattattaatattaaataaatatagtactattatttttaaaataaatataataatattatatttattaattctctattaatataaaatattattttaaaataattttaacttagaatcaatgcaaattattatttagttaaatataatattattattcaaataaatataataatatttattttattttattaattataaaatattaaattaaattaaattaaaaaaataaaagggtaaaaaagggagaggtgggagtgaattcccactcccacctcccccaatgggagtcccactcccactccctaCTCCAAAAATGAGTGGGACCCACGGAGTGAGATTCCCACTCCCTTCCCATTTAGAGAAAGTAAACGCTGGAGtaggaggaatccacactcctcactcccactccagcaagtaaacacaGCTATATATAGCCAAAAGCAATCCAAAAATAATCACTcaagagaataataataatatgtgaaataattacatttaaatttattataagttaCATTATATGTAATTATAGAATAACGTAtcacccttttttttatttattttgttgttgttatgCTATGGCCTATagttaaagataaaaaatttgttttaaagttGATTGTATCATATGATAGTGTTTGTCATGCCATAATAGTATACAgattaattaaagagtaaacatttagtttttaatataattataaatccACTGAAATTGAAACCTTCTAAATTAGTTTTGTGAGGACATGATATGAAAATTCAAGGCTAGAGCGAGATAGATCCACCATTAGTTATTTGGGGAAGTCAATTGCacactgaaatttttttagaaagaatataaaatatatatatataaacttcactcttatttatttattagcacATACACTCAATTCATACAGAGTATTTAAAacatcaaaaaaagaaatgattttaattaacttaGTTTGGAAATAATGATTGATTAGCAAAGATTGAGTCGATCAACCTTCATGTTGATTAACTgcctatatatttttttattactaattaagATAGAGACGATCAATCAtttgatttatcattttatttccatAAAAAAAACTGTTTAATATGACACCCATTACGTATtattgaaaatacaaaatattatatcaaCCGCCATAATACACGACGTGAGGATACTACATTACgatatattgaaatttataattataaatatattaaaattaaaactttaaaaatcagCTCTGTGATGGCGTAGTACGAGAATCAACCTCCATAATTCACATAAAAGAAGGCGTCAACAAACAACCTCAAGAATGAGACGATTAATAAATGCTCACTACTCAACCAAATTAAGAGTGAGTAGTGATTATGATCATAAAGGGATGACTTG encodes:
- the LOC102577998 gene encoding malate dehydrogenase codes for the protein MAKEPVRVLVTGAAGQIGYALVPMIARGVMLGTDQPVILHMLDIPPAAEALNGVKMELVDAAFPLLKGVVATTDAVEACTGVNIAVMVGGFPRKEGMERKDVMSKNVSIYKAQASALEQHAAPNCKVLVVANPANTNALILKEFAPSIPAKNITCLTRLDHNRALGQISEKLNVQVSDVKNVIIWGNHSSSQYPDVNHATVNTAAGEKPVRELVKDDAWLNGEFITTVQQRGAAIIKARKLSSALSAASSACDHIRDWVLGTPEGTWVSMGVYSDGSYNVPAGLIYSFPVTCRNGEWTIVQGLSIDEFSRKKLDLTAEELSEEKALAYSCLS
- the LOC102608382 gene encoding transcription factor MYB13-like; this translates as MGRAPCCEKMGLKKGPWTPEEDRILIVHIKKHGHPNWRALPKQAGLLRCGKSCRLRWINYLRPDIKRGNFSKEEEETIINLHDMLGNRWSAIAGRLPGRTDNEIKNVWHTHLKKKAAAVLKQNQKANTNNNNSNSDDHKQNSKATTAHDHQSAESAMSPQASSSSDELSSVTTGETNNNNNNNSDQYCMDKHVKSDHEQNVDSFESFPVIDESFWTDTSLSENSSNLTSDFGGGLNEFAMGHHDYGGGMDFWYNILVTSGADSLTLPF